The window ACAGAGAAGAAATTGTTAATATATTCATTGCCTTCAAATAAATAATTACCATATTAACTGGCTGGGCTATCTCTACACATAGAGTATAGTAGTTCTTATCCTACACACACTACAACAAAAATAGTCGCCTACTCCCttcgtccgcgaataagtgtacttctactatttgtcttaagtcaaagttttatAATTTTGACCAACTTTTTAGAAAAGAGTAGTAGTACATATGACATCAAATTGGTATATTCTGAAAATGCATTTCAAAACGAGTCTAGTGATGctaatttagtgtcataaatgctgctacttttttctataaagttggtcaaagtttcaaaactttgacttaggacaaaagctagatgtacacttattcacggacggagggagtatggacgTTATTATATAGACGCCCTCTACTATGTCTACATTCTACGTCATGCAGCATGTAGTAAGTTCTTTAAGATATTTAAGGATGCTACACAAACATggatgataaaaataaatttggaaaaTAAAAATTTTGTTGAGCCATAATTCGAGAAGAAATAAGATGGTGTATCATGATCCCATACTTTTTTGCCCAGCCCATTAAAAACCCTACGCCCCGATGTTTCTATTATTCTTCTCCCAGATCAGGCGCGTTCCAGGTGGCTAGGCCGAGAACTTCCAACATCGCTAATTCCTTTAGGTCAACTCCAACGCACGATCCCAAATGGACGTCTGTTTTGTCTGGATTTTGTCCGTTCTGGGGTGGGGATGGGGCCGTGTCTGCCCGGTTGTGGTTTGCGTTGGCCGGGCGACCAGACGCGGTCGCATCCTATAAGTGGTGTCTGTGCACCGACGAGCATTAAATTTCATGCTAACAGTACATCGATGTATTCTTCTTCCTCAAATCAAaagttgcatccattctacacaataaatatTTGATTGTAAGCAAACAAACCAAATCCGGAATCGCAGCCGAAGCGAACTAGCACGTACCCCATCATTTTTGCACTTGACAGACACTCATCCGGGgtgttccggcgttgtagacacgcggcacATGACCTTCACTGGATAGTCGTCGCACTTTATGAGCGGCTTCGGTGTGCCGACGAGCATTTGGGCCAGCACCGAGTACGGACGACGACCGTTAGTGTACTTGTCGAATTAGCGACGGGGTAGATCCGAGAGGCTAGAGACGGAGTCAGTACCTGCATGCGGCCTGGGGGCGCGCGTTGTTTGACCGGACCGGtacccggccagtccatggcgctcTGTGGCCTTCAGTGGCCTGCCGCAGACAAATCCGGCTAGATCCGCTCCAAATTCCGCTGCCGGTTGCGATTGAGGCGGGGGCGAAGGGTTGGACAACTAGTGTTGTGGAGAGCACGCGGTCATGCTCGGCAGCTACACGGGCGCAGCTGAGGTGGCTAGGGACGAGAAGGGAGAGGGACTGGGTGTGCGGCCCGAGTTTCGGGCGAGGGGGATAGAACAAGGGACGGGTGTGTCGCCGATGAGCGGGCCAGGGGTGGACAAGGGCAAAGTATGTTCATCTTAGATTCATAAACAATATTACTGCCGCAGATAACAAACGAGTAGATCTGAGTTGAATGGCAGAGGCACCGTCACCCAACCAGTAGTACTTGCCCCGTTAAATAACAGGGaaaaaagtactaggtgcattagaagTCGCGATCGTCCGCACGTGTCCGTTTAACCGCCAACGCGTCTTAAGTTTGGGCCGAAAATGAGTCGAAAGCGTACTCAAATCGGACATTTGTCCGTTTACTCCCGCGCGTTGGTCCATGGTTTGTGTTGGTTTACCCTCAAAGGGACGCGGGCTGATGATTTGTAGTCGTGCGTTTGGAATTGTCGTTAGATCTGGGGGATGCCGACTGTTTGCAACCCAAGATTCCAGTGCCCAATGTGGCCGATCCCACTACCATCATCCACACGTTGACTCCGTCCTGCGCTGGAAGGCTAGGGGTCTTCAAGTCATCGTCAAAGGTGGAAACCGTGAATCCTTCACCGCCCATGGAAGGCACCTGGTACGCCTCGATCCATCACCAAAGTaagaattattattattatttgcggCCTAAGCCATCATCGACCTGCTTCAAAAAAGATGTCGCATTGATGAGTGGGTACCAAATTTTTGAACACGgtatagacgcaagcgctcatatacacacgcatacgCTCATCCTTATGAACGCATACCATATCCTTATGAGNNNNNNNNNNNNNNNNNNNNNNNNNNNNNNNNNNNNNNNNNNNNNNNNNNNNNNNNNNNNNNNNNNNNNNNNNNNNNNNNNNNNNNNNNNNNNNNNNNNNNNNNNNNNNNNNNNNNNNNNNNNNNNNNNNNNNNNNNNNNACCTTCGAaacactgagccgacatatcatcttaaaACTTACGAAgttaccgtaggcacctcgtcgtcgacgggacgtctcctcctactgaatgcgcatcgctgaaaatcctgaaataaatcgaggaataaatgcgagcataaggacttgaaccctggtggactGGATACCGTGGGTACCAAATTTTGAAGATTCAGATATGGCGACTCTGAACTTGTGCGTCGCCTGGCGAGCCTCCAAATGCATATGGCTTCATATGCATTATATGGCTTCATATGGCTTCATATGCATTATCGTGACTTTACTACAGATGCTCTTAGTCCTTTCAAATAAGGACGCATGTTAACCGAATAGAGGTAGATTAATTTATAATCCATATATGATAAGCGTACATCGTACAAAGTACAACAAACTCCCGTGTCTGCTCAAAGGGAGTGAACGAACAATCAAACGCTGATACAAAATAGATACAACAGTGGCCAGCTATGCAAAGCTGGCTCGATGTACGTACTCCTATCTCTCACATGGAGATCATATCAGAGCATTTATtcatgtatatgtatatatgtgtgtgtgagacCTCAACGTACTCAGCATCAATCGCTGGAACTATAATCGGCGATGATGGCGGCCAGAAATCGATCAGTGGATCTTAGAGCAGTCCACGGATGCGCTGATCGTGTAGGGGACGCTGACGCCGCACTTGGAGGGAATGCCTGCGGCCTTGTTGGGGTTGAGCCCTCCGGCAACACTCTTGAGGCACCTGCATGTAGCTTGCTTGTCGGCGGTGCTCCGCGCTAAGCCGGCCAATTTCCTGACGCCGCTGCAGCAGGCCCCAGACGGGCTGGTCCCGCTGCCCTTCGCATAGGCGACGCAGGGGGTCAAGGCAGAGCTCACCTGGCCGCAGCTGATGGCCGCGTCGGAGGCTGCGAGGATCATTGCCGCCACCAGGGCGACCAGCACGAGCTTAGTAGCTGCAGTGCGAGCCATCTCGACCGAGTTAGCTGTAGTTGTGGACCTTGTGGTGGTGGGCTAGCTCACGGAGAGAGGGTGGGATAGCTAGATTTGCTAGCACTGGTATTGGTGAGGATGTATAGGGGGATGCATGTGCTTAAATAGGGCGTCTACTGACCAACGAGGAATCACATTTGGAATAGACTGTAGTACTGCTAGCATGGTGTGAAGTATCGTGTCCACGAGGATGGGTTCGATATCGATGTGTGTTAATGCATTAGGCAGTTGTTAGTTGTTAGGATCGAGTGATGGGTATTAATTAATTATGGGGGTAGTTGGATGTTGGGTATTACTAGGTGGATGGACCAAGCATGCACACATTCCCGAAAATCTTGCACTTGCGGGATATCGCCGAGCCACCtgtataaggctggtcatagtggggagtaacttagagtagtaacatgcatacgttATTACTCTATGTTACTATCCTTATAGTGGAAAGTGTCATATGTATAGTAACATACACATGTTCATTTATtgtcttgtagactcattttgcattgaaaggcgctatgtgatggtaacatattaggttactctatttgcctctctcctcattaactacttgccacatcaatatttttgcttatgtgacatctatgttactacctatgttactcccactatgaccaagcTAACCGATGTATGCACCTACTTAATTTAATTATGAGTAGTATGACCGACGGATGTACCAAGCATGCACACATGCATTCTGGCGGTGGAGTGCCCAATTACTCCGTGGCCCGCGTCACATTAATATCGAGAATAGACATGTACGTACCCTCGTTGAATAATTGAGTGTCTTGATGGCCGTGAGCACGACAAATGAACCAATCTGATGCTGCATGTGTTCGACTACTTTTCCTTGCTATCTCCACGCCATAATTTAACATTAGTTGATGTTTTATTCAAAGCTAGTAGTACGTTTCGACTATTGATTTAGTTTATAGTCATGTATTTTGTAGTCACTAGTAAAAAACACATGGCTTTGGTTTTGTCAGACCAGAGCAACGGTCCCGATCGACTTGCATCAGTCCCGGTTCAAGCGGCCAGGACGATCGGGCCTCAGCGGGCACAAGTCCCGGTTTGtccgggacctttagtcccggttccagccaccaaccaggactaaagggtctgGCTCCAGGCGCAACCCCTTTAGTCCCGCttcgtgtctggaaccgggactaaagatctgTTTTCAGTCTCGGTTCTAGataccaaccaggactaaaagaATGGCTATACATATGCTCGTCCCCGCCCGCTCACTCCTCTATTTTTTGGCCAGCTAGCGTGTGGGAAGTGTGTGCTACTGCGTTCTGACCtcctatgcacataaggtgtttgatgaaatgcccgagcctcaCTTAAGCTttctctcctctcgaagctcgaccttcaagctccattttcctcaagatttgtctaggtttggcgatgcaccaactatccaagtggtctacaaaggttagcaactacatcatcatctctCACTACTAGTTTAGCTCATTTCAAAATGCTCTAGAAGTATTGTGGTTTCTGGGTTTTAGTGGAGGAGTGTGTGTGTGAGTTTATTTGATTTAGATGCATAACTTGAGCTTAAATTAACTTTTTAGTTTGCACCTGTGTAGGGCGTTGTCCCGTCTCCGTGCTCGTCGTCCTCACCCCCgtcgatcgcccgtgccgatctcgcgccggcaccaccgtggtgagcatgTTGTTCTTAATTATCTTTTTTAGAGAAAAAATTCTgacttgtatgatttatatagctacttgtgtaattttcttacttgtattattgtttgttattatataggccatggttttggtatccggcCCTGTCGGCTCTCACccggtctatgattcagatgtggtatattatcttttatagtAACTATTTGTTTTATTTAGTAcgtatttatgacaattatgccgaccaacttgacatagatatttttatctaggaggtatgtgaatcggaaattccaactgaccctcttGTCAagcggttaaatttagttgaaaaagaaaataattatttgaaagagaaattgaaagaattgaagaagagaagatgaaattggagttgcatgttgccaatgtcgtcgatgatcacaagatcaagacggATGCAATGAGCTTGAAGATTAGGAAGATTACAAATTATGACATTGATAAAgagacttggtatcattatgctgttggatcaattgtcacCTTAGTAGTGATTTTGATTgcgtttgttgttgcatttaattgTTTTAAAtagttgtatgttgttttatgagaactATATATGAATATTATGTATTTATTTTTGCTGTAGTAACGtttgatcactactgtactttggttttaatgtgatgatgaacttatatTAAATTGGTTGtttctctattcatgatgttctgtaatggtttttgatatACTTAATTACATCatacagatgaaccgacaatggacatACGGTGACCGATGCACTTCAGAGTACATTACGGGCCTGCGTATTTTTCTCGGTGTGGCTCAGGCAAccaagaagaatggttttatgtacTGTCCATGTGTTCACTGTGGGAATATGAAGAATTACTCTTCCTCGAAAACCTttcacatccacctgcttgagaagggtttcatgtcCCACTattatgtttggaccaagcacggagaaagaggtgttatgatggaagacaatgaagaaaaaGAAGATGATGAAAACTATCCAGATCCTATATTCCCAGAATACGGTGATACTGCAACGAGGGAAGCTAAAGATCAAGAGGCACCAGTTGTGCCGGATGATGATCTTCGCCAGGTCATTTCTGATGCATAGAGAAGGATACGAAAGTGaaagggagaagttgaagttcgatcgcatgtgaaaatggttgtacccaaattgcaaagatggcaacacaaagctcggtaccacactggaattgctgcaatgaaaggcatagaatggtgtatctgataa of the Triticum dicoccoides isolate Atlit2015 ecotype Zavitan unplaced genomic scaffold, WEW_v2.0 scaffold13139, whole genome shotgun sequence genome contains:
- the LOC119343530 gene encoding non-specific lipid-transfer protein Cw18, coding for MARTAATKLVLVALVAAMILAASDAAISCGQVSSALTPCVAYAKGSGTSPSGACCSGVRKLAGLARSTADKQATCRCLKSVAGGLNPNKAAGIPSKCGVSVPYTISASVDCSKIH